A window of the Fuscovulum sp. genome harbors these coding sequences:
- a CDS encoding cytochrome C codes for MQRVFLYPIGMIAVFGLAACVLPGADAPEQTTGAGDYAAFCAACHGPSGKGDGEMAAGLAKRPADLTGLTARNEGTFPTTRVMAQIWGYTGGRDGGRVMPQFSALLDGALVPYDGGDGIASPTPIRLVELAEHLKTLQK; via the coding sequence ATGCAGCGCGTATTCCTATATCCCATTGGCATGATTGCGGTTTTCGGATTGGCGGCCTGTGTCCTGCCGGGGGCGGATGCGCCTGAGCAGACCACCGGGGCGGGCGACTATGCGGCCTTCTGCGCCGCCTGCCATGGGCCAAGCGGTAAAGGCGATGGCGAGATGGCGGCAGGGCTGGCGAAGCGGCCTGCGGACCTGACAGGGCTGACAGCGCGCAATGAAGGCACGTTCCCGACGACGCGGGTAATGGCGCAGATCTGGGGCTATACCGGGGGCCGGGATGGCGGGCGGGTGATGCCGCAGTTCAGCGCGTTGCTGGATGGGGCGCTGGTGCCCTATGATGGCGGCGACGGCATTGCCTCGCCTACGCCGATCCGGTTGGTGGAACTGGCCGAGCATCTGAAGACGCTGCAAAAGTAG
- a CDS encoding DUF1194 domain-containing protein, giving the protein MRHWLLPLAFLATPLHAQEVDLELVLLADASGSIDQAEIEFQRQGYAQAITHPDVLYAISSTLTGSIAVTYVEWAANQAVVVDWTVIATPEDAETFAANLLTPPRLASGRNAIGAALLEGKRLIDENQITGLRRVIDFSGDSANNWSGPSIADARAEVLAADITINALPILRPDSPQRAGGNLEEIYATQIIGGPGAFLVTADTGDSFTAAVRRKLILEIAGSQPEVIPTSAP; this is encoded by the coding sequence ATGCGGCATTGGCTCCTCCCCCTCGCCTTCCTCGCCACCCCCCTCCACGCGCAGGAGGTGGACCTTGAGCTTGTCCTCCTCGCCGATGCCTCCGGCTCCATCGATCAGGCCGAGATCGAGTTTCAGCGTCAGGGATATGCGCAGGCGATCACCCACCCCGATGTGCTTTATGCCATCTCCTCCACCCTCACCGGATCCATCGCCGTGACCTATGTGGAATGGGCGGCCAATCAGGCCGTGGTGGTGGATTGGACCGTGATCGCCACGCCCGAGGATGCCGAAACCTTCGCCGCCAACCTGCTGACGCCGCCCCGCCTCGCCTCCGGCCGCAACGCCATTGGCGCCGCGCTTCTGGAAGGCAAACGCCTCATCGACGAAAACCAGATCACCGGTCTGCGCCGCGTGATCGATTTCTCGGGTGACAGCGCGAACAACTGGTCAGGCCCCAGCATCGCGGATGCGCGGGCCGAGGTGCTGGCCGCCGACATCACCATCAACGCCCTGCCCATCCTGCGCCCCGACAGCCCCCAGCGCGCGGGCGGCAATCTGGAAGAAATCTACGCCACCCAGATCATCGGCGGGCCCGGCGCCTTTCTCGTGACCGCCGACACAGGCGACAGCTTCACCGCCGCCGTGCGCCGCAAACTGATCCTGGAAATTGCGGGCAGCCAGCCCGAGGTGATCCCCACCTCGGCCCCCTAG
- a CDS encoding BrnA antitoxin family protein has protein sequence MGKPKHLKLAPISDKEEEAINHGIALDPDNPELTDEDFARLRPVWDFPELVEILQAHGKLGRPPLPASERKQRVTLHLDPDVLTALKADGRGWQTRANAALRRALNLP, from the coding sequence ATGGGCAAGCCGAAACATCTGAAGCTCGCACCGATTTCTGATAAGGAAGAGGAAGCCATCAACCATGGCATCGCCCTTGATCCGGACAATCCGGAACTGACGGACGAAGACTTCGCTCGCCTCCGCCCCGTCTGGGATTTCCCCGAACTCGTTGAAATCCTCCAAGCCCACGGCAAACTCGGCCGCCCGCCCCTGCCCGCCTCGGAACGCAAGCAACGCGTCACCCTGCACCTTGATCCCGATGTCCTGACGGCGCTCAAGGCCGATGGCCGCGGCTGGCAGACCCGCGCGAATGCGGCCCTACGCCGGGCCCTGAATCTTCCCTGA
- a CDS encoding BrnT family toxin, whose product MWDWDEAKRQTNRDKHGIDFAALAQFDWTTAQIEPDNRRDYGEDRFIAVGYIKDRLHKLIFTKRNGRVRVISFRKANRREQRKWASRNI is encoded by the coding sequence ATGTGGGACTGGGACGAAGCCAAACGCCAGACGAACCGCGATAAGCACGGCATCGACTTCGCCGCGCTTGCGCAGTTCGATTGGACGACAGCGCAGATCGAGCCGGACAACCGGCGCGACTATGGCGAAGATCGGTTCATCGCTGTCGGTTACATCAAGGATCGGCTGCACAAGTTGATCTTCACAAAACGGAACGGGCGGGTGCGCGTCATCTCATTCCGAAAGGCCAACAGACGGGAGCAACGCAAATGGGCAAGCCGAAACATCTGA
- a CDS encoding DUF4393 domain-containing protein encodes MCMIFLGKRMADESENSNSKRILAELAVPIYNDLLQPGVKEVGRALTVIGKTTNLALAPLRGVVWSYEIFESWLVSKVEPHFSNVDSSQIGSPDLAIAGPLVNAMKYVAEDTTLTEMYAKLLATSMIKDERRNAHPGFVHLIGQLTQDEAKLIAHIFKSGPAAIVLPMLIDHKKSRSKTYRSRLSCLPFDADCTFPEDFQLYLDNLRRLQICEYDDDSFMVEKKDEYDRVFELPSMVDVLKEGESEGYDLAVAKGHVTLSVFGARFAKACIA; translated from the coding sequence ATGTGCATGATTTTCTTAGGTAAACGTATGGCTGATGAATCGGAAAACTCCAACAGTAAGCGTATCCTAGCCGAACTTGCGGTGCCAATTTATAATGATCTTTTGCAACCGGGCGTCAAAGAAGTCGGGCGAGCACTGACCGTTATTGGGAAAACGACCAACTTGGCTTTGGCCCCTCTCCGGGGTGTCGTTTGGAGTTATGAAATATTCGAGTCTTGGCTCGTTTCGAAAGTGGAGCCTCATTTCTCGAACGTAGATTCGTCCCAGATAGGCAGCCCAGACCTTGCTATAGCCGGTCCGCTAGTTAACGCCATGAAGTATGTTGCTGAGGACACTACACTAACTGAAATGTATGCAAAGCTTTTGGCCACTTCAATGATTAAGGATGAACGAAGAAACGCTCATCCTGGCTTTGTGCACCTAATAGGACAGCTTACCCAAGATGAAGCAAAGTTAATAGCACACATCTTCAAATCAGGGCCTGCAGCTATTGTTCTTCCAATGCTGATCGACCATAAAAAGTCACGCAGCAAAACTTATCGAAGCAGGTTGTCTTGTCTTCCCTTTGATGCTGATTGCACGTTTCCTGAGGACTTCCAGTTATACTTGGACAATCTAAGGCGGCTTCAGATTTGTGAGTATGACGACGACTCGTTCATGGTGGAAAAAAAGGACGAGTATGATCGGGTATTCGAGCTTCCCTCCATGGTAGATGTTTTGAAAGAGGGTGAATCTGAGGGTTATGACCTGGCAGTTGCCAAAGGCCATGTTACGCTGAGTGTTTTTGGTGCACGTTTCGCCAAGGCATGTATTGCCTAA